A section of the Streptomyces sp. Je 1-369 genome encodes:
- a CDS encoding NADAR family protein, which produces MTEIDSVEALVGAVRAGEKVKYLHFWGHTPRRDGTLGASCLSQWWPSPFTVDGVEYATAEHWMMAAKARLFDDTDAERAVLAARTPAEAKNAGRLVRDFDDAIWARERFGIVVAGSTHKFASDPALRDFLVGTGRRVLVEASPMDRIWGIGLAADDPRAEDPTKWRGPNLLGFALMEARGRV; this is translated from the coding sequence ATGACGGAGATCGACTCGGTGGAGGCGCTGGTCGGCGCGGTGCGCGCGGGCGAGAAGGTCAAGTACCTGCACTTCTGGGGCCACACCCCGCGACGGGACGGCACGCTCGGCGCGAGCTGCCTGAGTCAGTGGTGGCCGTCGCCGTTCACGGTGGACGGCGTGGAGTACGCGACGGCGGAGCACTGGATGATGGCGGCCAAGGCCCGCCTCTTCGACGACACGGACGCGGAACGGGCGGTCCTCGCGGCCCGCACCCCGGCGGAGGCGAAGAACGCGGGCCGCCTCGTCCGGGACTTCGACGACGCGATATGGGCGCGCGAGCGCTTCGGCATCGTGGTCGCGGGCAGCACGCACAAGTTCGCGTCGGACCCGGCGCTCCGGGACTTCCTCGTGGGCACGGGCCGTCGTGTTCTGGTCGAGGCGAGCCCGATGGACCGCATCTGGGGCATAGGCCTGGCGGCGGACGACCCCCGGGCGGAGGACCCCACGAAGTGGCGGGGGCCGAACTTGCTGGGATTCGCGCTGATGGAGGCGCGGGGGCGGGTC